CGAAATCATTGTCAAAGACATAGGTCGCTGCGTAGACGGGTGTGTGATGTCCGCCCGCTCGTGTGTTTCCCGGGCAGAGGTAACACTCCGGGTCATACTGTTTTGCAGCCGCGGTGGCAGTCTCTTCGGTTTGGCCTTGCCATGGGCGCTGCGTCCGATGCGGCGACACGACAACCCACTCGCGGCGCAGCGGATTCCATCGCCGGTGTGGCGATTCTTTGAACAATTCGAGCATCACCGCGCCTCCTCGGATCTATTAAGCTGTGTAGCGTTCCGTGCCAGCACACCGTCAACCGCCTCGCAAACGTATGTTTCCAGATCCAGCGAAAATCTGTCGCGGTAAGCGAACTGAAGCGCGGTGATGAAATCGCTCACGTCACTGGTATTCACAAGGTTCACCGTGCAGCCTCCGAAGCCTCCGCCAGTGAGCCGGGCGCCGAAACATCCGCGAAGCCCGACCGCGGTGTCGACGAGAAAATCGATCTCTTCGATGCTGCATTCGAAGTCATCACGTTCACTCGCGTGCGCAGCCGTCATGACCGAGCCCAGCCGCACCGGATCACCAGCAAGCATGGCCTCGCGAGCTTCGCGGACCCGTTCGTTCTCGCTGATGATATGGCGGCAACGCTTCACACTGGCTGCCGGAAGCTCGTGCTCGCACGCAGCGAGCTGCATCAATGTCGCGTCTCCCAGATCGCGCAGGTCTGGGAATCGCTCGCGTAGCTTTGCCTGTCCGGCCTCGACCTCGCGGCGGCGAATCCCATAATCTCCGCCTGCGATCGAGTGCTTTACACCAGAATTCGCTACAACGACTCGGCAGTTCGCAAGCCCTTTGTTATTCATTGGCAAGAGCTCGAACGTGAGATCGCGCGTGTTGAGAAGCAGGGCATGATCCTTCGCGGCTGCTGTGACGACAAACTGATCCATGATCCCGCATGGAGATCCCACGTAGTTATTCTCGGCGCTCTGACATAGCCGCGCGATGGCCTCCGCCGGAAGTGTAGCGTTCGCATGCGCCAGCAGCGCAATCGCGGTAACCACTTCAATCGAGGCCGAAGAGGATAGCCCTGCCCCGAGCGGCACATTGCCGCTCAGGTGAAGCGCGAATGGTGGAATTTGAATGCCTCGGAGTTCGAGTTCGTGCAGAACACCGACTGG
This Acidobacteriaceae bacterium DNA region includes the following protein-coding sequences:
- the galK gene encoding galactokinase, encoding MRQQVDFVAPARVNLIGEHTDYTGGLVMPMAIPFTTVAHLHAATDGRYTFSSDIFPNTRSIVPYGPCPRTGEWSDYPVGVLHELELRGIQIPPFALHLSGNVPLGAGLSSSASIEVVTAIALLAHANATLPAEAIARLCQSAENNYVGSPCGIMDQFVVTAAAKDHALLLNTRDLTFELLPMNNKGLANCRVVVANSGVKHSIAGGDYGIRRREVEAGQAKLRERFPDLRDLGDATLMQLAACEHELPAASVKRCRHIISENERVREAREAMLAGDPVRLGSVMTAAHASERDDFECSIEEIDFLVDTAVGLRGCFGARLTGGGFGGCTVNLVNTSDVSDFITALQFAYRDRFSLDLETYVCEAVDGVLARNATQLNRSEEAR